A single Staphylococcus muscae DNA region contains:
- a CDS encoding YtxH domain-containing protein: protein MANSKNVLKAAIGIGAAVTAVVLSNKERRTKVKETYDQYKENPEEYKQLAQEKVTKISSLATEEINKVKEDPKAYVETIKEDPTAFINDKKAQLLDENDKTEVNEADFVSEGGGDVSQNLNESTKEVLKNKEENVEK from the coding sequence ATGGCAAATTCAAAAAATGTATTAAAAGCAGCAATTGGAATAGGCGCTGCAGTTACAGCAGTGGTTCTTTCTAATAAAGAACGCCGTACGAAAGTAAAAGAAACATATGATCAGTATAAAGAAAATCCTGAAGAATATAAGCAGCTTGCTCAAGAAAAAGTAACAAAAATCAGTTCTTTAGCAACTGAAGAAATTAACAAAGTAAAAGAAGATCCGAAAGCTTATGTTGAAACAATCAAAGAAGACCCAACAGCTTTCATCAACGACAAGAAAGCACAATTGTTAGATGAAAATGATAAGACAGAAGTAAACGAAGCTGACTTTGTTTCTGAAGGTGGCGGAGATGTTTCACAAAACTTAAATGAATCAACAAAAGAAGTTTTGAAGAATAAAGAAGAAAATGTAGAGAAATAA
- a CDS encoding pseudouridine synthase, with protein MRIDKFLANMGVGTRTEVKNLLKKGLVTLNDEKIKSAKLQMNPEQDRVCVGGQQIDYEPYVYLMLNKPAGVISATEDDVHQTVIDLIEEYDHLDLFPVGRLDKDTEGLLLITNDGDFNHRIMSPHKYVTKRYYAELAHPVREDAVETFEQGIRLTEGLLQPAQLEILVPNNHARVTICEGKYHQVKRMFHAVDNEVVYLKRDAIGPLELDHRLKTGEYRKLTNSEINLFKNH; from the coding sequence ATGCGAATTGATAAGTTTTTAGCCAATATGGGTGTTGGAACACGTACAGAAGTTAAAAATTTATTAAAAAAAGGGCTCGTTACTTTAAATGATGAAAAGATAAAGTCGGCAAAACTGCAAATGAATCCCGAACAAGATCGTGTTTGTGTTGGAGGTCAACAGATTGATTATGAACCCTATGTGTATCTTATGCTGAATAAACCGGCTGGCGTCATATCTGCAACGGAAGATGACGTGCATCAAACTGTTATCGATTTGATTGAAGAATATGATCATCTTGACTTATTTCCAGTAGGCCGTCTTGATAAAGACACGGAAGGGTTATTACTAATTACAAATGATGGTGACTTTAATCATCGTATTATGAGTCCACATAAATATGTAACTAAGCGCTACTATGCAGAGTTAGCACATCCTGTCCGAGAAGATGCTGTTGAGACATTTGAACAAGGCATTCGATTGACGGAAGGGTTATTACAACCAGCGCAACTTGAAATATTGGTGCCCAACAATCATGCACGAGTGACGATTTGTGAAGGGAAATATCACCAAGTAAAGCGCATGTTTCATGCAGTTGATAATGAAGTAGTTTATTTGAAAAGGGATGCAATCGGTCCGTTAGAATTAGATCATCGGTTGAAAACGGGTGAATATCGAAAATTGACAAACTCGGAAATTAATCTTTTTAAAAATCATTAA
- a CDS encoding putative polysaccharide biosynthesis protein, translating into MSENKELVRGTFLLTISILITKILGILYVIPFYRIIGGADNLAPYNYAYGPYNIAIAVATAGVPLAASKYVAKYNALGAYRVSQKLYKSSFVVMGITGVIGFAMLYALSPTIASITIANNTDQNAGWTADQITSVIRTISFVVIFIPILATWRGVFQGYKSMGPTAVSEVIEQIARIIFILVGSYLVLNVFDGSMLLANGIATFGAAIGAIAAILTLWWYWIKRRKGIQEMVASDMTGIDVSYKDMYKEIISYSIPFVIVSLNYPLFMIVDQLTHNNALDIAGVSHRMQDMFFTILNMTTNKIVMIPTSLAAGFAISLIPFITKTYEEGNYKEMHKQIQTSIGVLMFITVPASLGIMSLAVPLYTVFYEYSIDGSRLLFIYAPVAILISLISVIASMLQGINKQKLTVFIILGAVLLKLLLNHPLIVMFHTAGAILSTAIALSFAIIASLLVLKKYAGYRISGTLYDVGKILICGFIMMIIVEAVYFGLQHIISPASQSGALIITVVCAIVGVIVYTALTFKTRLADKFLGETANKIRRKLGIA; encoded by the coding sequence ATGAGTGAAAATAAGGAGTTAGTACGGGGGACGTTTCTATTAACGATCAGTATTTTAATTACAAAAATACTTGGCATTCTCTATGTCATTCCGTTTTATCGTATCATAGGTGGTGCTGATAATTTGGCACCATATAACTATGCATACGGCCCATATAATATTGCGATTGCTGTTGCAACAGCGGGTGTCCCGTTAGCAGCTTCCAAATATGTCGCAAAATATAATGCATTAGGCGCTTATCGCGTCAGTCAAAAATTATATAAATCCAGTTTTGTTGTGATGGGAATTACCGGTGTTATCGGATTTGCCATGTTGTATGCTTTGTCACCAACGATTGCATCCATTACCATTGCAAATAATACCGATCAAAATGCTGGTTGGACAGCTGATCAGATTACGAGTGTGATTCGTACGATTAGTTTTGTTGTTATCTTTATTCCAATCCTTGCAACATGGCGTGGTGTATTCCAAGGTTATAAATCTATGGGGCCTACCGCAGTTTCAGAAGTCATTGAACAAATTGCCCGTATTATCTTTATTTTAGTAGGTAGTTATTTAGTATTAAATGTGTTTGACGGTTCCATGTTATTGGCAAATGGTATTGCAACATTCGGTGCGGCGATTGGTGCGATTGCAGCAATCCTTACGCTATGGTGGTATTGGATAAAACGTCGTAAAGGAATTCAAGAAATGGTTGCTTCTGATATGACTGGAATTGATGTTTCGTATAAAGATATGTACAAAGAAATCATTTCATATAGTATTCCATTTGTTATTGTAAGTTTGAACTACCCATTGTTTATGATTGTGGATCAACTAACACATAACAATGCATTGGATATTGCAGGTGTTTCACATCGTATGCAAGACATGTTCTTTACAATTTTAAATATGACAACGAACAAAATCGTGATGATTCCAACATCTTTAGCTGCGGGATTTGCCATTAGTTTGATCCCATTTATTACAAAGACGTATGAAGAGGGCAACTATAAGGAAATGCACAAGCAAATCCAAACATCTATCGGTGTTTTAATGTTTATTACAGTACCAGCTAGTTTAGGAATTATGTCGCTCGCTGTCCCATTGTACACGGTCTTTTATGAGTACAGTATTGATGGTAGTCGATTACTCTTCATATATGCCCCTGTTGCAATCTTGATTTCATTAATCAGTGTGATTGCATCGATGTTACAAGGCATTAATAAACAGAAATTGACAGTCTTCATTATTTTAGGTGCTGTATTGTTAAAACTTTTATTAAATCATCCATTAATCGTAATGTTCCATACAGCAGGAGCAATCTTGAGCACAGCAATCGCATTGTCATTTGCGATTATAGCAAGCTTGTTAGTATTGAAGAAATATGCAGGATATCGCATTTCTGGAACACTTTATGATGTCGGAAAAATATTGATTTGTGGTTTTATTATGATGATTATTGTTGAAGCGGTTTACTTTGGTTTACAACATATCATTTCTCCAGCAAGTCAAAGTGGGGCACTTATCATCACTGTTGTATGTGCAATTGTCGGTGTTATCGTTTATACAGCATTGACATTCAAAACACGACTTGCAGATAAGTTTCTTGGAGAGACAGCTAATAAGATCAGAAGAAAGTTAGGTATTGCATAA
- a CDS encoding NAD(P)/FAD-dependent oxidoreductase — MYQTIVIGGGPSGIMAAISASQNKQSVLLIEKKKGLGRKLKISGGGRCNVTNNLPYAEIIQNIPGNGKFLYSPFSLFDNQSIIEFFESRGLKLKEEDHGRMFPITDKSQDVLDILIAEMKKQQVVVIENSPVTSVDFSDGSYTVKLDDGKTHHAKTVVIATGGTSVPHTGSTGDGYQFAKSFGHTITDLFPTEVPIKSNEPFIKSQTLKGLSLKDVGLSVLRKNGKKRITHQMDMLFTHFGISGPAALRCSQFIYKEQQQQKRQDIQMQLDAFPSMNEEQLKQKIISLLKEQPDKIIKNALKGLIESRYLHFIIEQANIDLETTYHHLSMQQINQLAHLFKAFTFTVNGTLPLEKAFVTGGGVSIKEIVPTTMSSKLQDGLFLCGEVLDIHGYTGGYNITSALVTGYVAGYYAGQFEPITT; from the coding sequence ATGTATCAAACAATCGTTATTGGCGGTGGTCCTAGTGGTATTATGGCCGCAATTTCTGCCAGTCAAAACAAACAGAGTGTTTTATTAATTGAAAAGAAAAAAGGGCTTGGACGAAAATTAAAAATTTCAGGCGGTGGACGTTGTAATGTGACTAACAATCTACCTTATGCGGAAATTATCCAAAACATTCCAGGTAATGGAAAGTTTTTGTATAGTCCTTTTTCACTTTTTGATAATCAGTCTATTATTGAATTTTTTGAATCGCGTGGACTAAAACTTAAAGAAGAAGATCACGGACGCATGTTTCCAATCACTGACAAATCTCAAGACGTATTAGACATTTTAATTGCAGAAATGAAAAAACAACAAGTCGTCGTTATCGAAAATAGTCCTGTCACATCTGTCGATTTTTCCGATGGCTCTTATACAGTTAAGCTAGATGATGGCAAAACACACCATGCTAAAACTGTCGTTATTGCAACAGGTGGTACGAGTGTACCGCATACTGGTTCTACTGGAGATGGTTATCAATTTGCCAAATCTTTTGGTCATACGATTACTGACTTATTTCCAACTGAAGTGCCAATCAAATCTAATGAACCTTTTATCAAGTCACAAACATTAAAAGGATTGAGCCTAAAAGATGTAGGACTTTCCGTTCTTAGAAAAAACGGCAAAAAACGTATTACGCATCAAATGGACATGCTATTCACCCACTTTGGCATCAGTGGACCAGCTGCACTTAGATGCAGTCAGTTTATTTACAAAGAACAACAGCAACAAAAGCGACAAGATATTCAAATGCAACTCGATGCTTTCCCTTCAATGAACGAAGAACAACTCAAACAAAAAATCATATCTTTATTGAAAGAACAACCCGATAAAATTATTAAAAACGCTCTTAAAGGACTTATTGAGTCACGATATTTACATTTCATCATTGAACAAGCGAACATTGACTTAGAAACAACATATCATCATCTAAGTATGCAACAAATCAACCAATTAGCACATCTCTTCAAAGCTTTTACATTCACAGTAAATGGAACACTTCCATTAGAAAAAGCTTTCGTAACAGGCGGGGGTGTTTCAATTAAAGAAATTGTACCGACAACGATGTCTTCAAAATTACAAGACGGTTTATTTTTATGTGGTGAAGTGCTTGATATACATGGATATACAGGTGGCTATAACATTACAAGTGCATTGGTGACTGGCTATGTTGCTGGATATTATGCAGGACAGTTCGAACCCATAACAACATAA
- a CDS encoding rhodanese-like domain-containing protein, protein MKEIPMEQLKEMLLSNEPVHVVDVREDEEVALGMIPNAKHIPMQEVPNHLDEFDTNKTYYIVCAAGARSARVVDYLTDHNIDAVNVEGGMKAWGDGGLTYGGI, encoded by the coding sequence ATGAAAGAGATTCCAATGGAACAACTAAAAGAGATGTTATTAAGCAATGAACCTGTTCATGTTGTTGATGTGCGAGAAGACGAAGAGGTTGCGCTTGGAATGATTCCTAACGCTAAACATATTCCAATGCAAGAAGTGCCAAATCATTTAGATGAATTCGATACAAACAAAACGTATTATATTGTTTGTGCTGCTGGTGCAAGAAGTGCGAGAGTAGTTGATTATTTAACAGATCACAATATCGATGCAGTCAATGTTGAAGGCGGCATGAAAGCATGGGGCGACGGTGGTTTAACATACGGCGGAATTTAA
- the leuS gene encoding leucine--tRNA ligase, producing MNYDHKQIEKKWQQYWLENKTFKTEDNLGQKKFYALDMFPYPSGAGLHVGHPEGYTATDIISRYKRMQGYNVLHPMGWDAFGLPAEQYALDTGNDPAEFTKANIQTFKRQIQELGFSYDWDREVSTTDPEYYKWTQWIFIQLYKKGLAYIDEIPVNWCEALGTVLSNEEVIDGVSERGGHPVVRRPMKQWVLKITEYADRLLEDLEELDWPESIKDMQRNWIGRSEGARVRFDIASTNENVEVFTTRPDTLYGATFIVLSPEHHLVDEITTEEQIEKVRAYQQEAAKKSDLERTDLAKEKTGVFTGAYAVHPLSGAQIPVWIADYVLASYGTGAVMAVPGHDERDYEFAETFNLDVVNVIEHEEDTPVYTGDGRHVNSGDLDGLNNAEAIEKAIAILEEKGAGERKVNYKLRDWLFSRQRYWGEPIPVIHWEDGSMTTVPESELPLLLPKMDQIKPSGTGESPLANSEEFVNVVDEKTGMKGRRETNTMPQWAGSCWYYLRYIDPKNDQMLADPEKLKHWLPVDLYIGGVEHAVLHLLYARFWHKVLYDLGVVPTKEPFQKLFNQGMILGEGNEKMSKSKGNVVNPDEIVASHGADTLRLYEMFMGPLDASIAWSETGLDGARRFLDRIWRLFVTEDHKLSDKVVDEATPKLEQVYHQTVKKVTEDFETLNFNTAISQLMVFINEGYKADAINRVYVEGFVKMIAPIAPHIGEELWSILGHESTITYQPWPTFDEALLQADNVEIVVQINGKVRAKLEISKDTSREEMERIALADENIQANLEGKEIKKVIAVPQKLVNIVAK from the coding sequence GTGAATTACGATCATAAGCAAATTGAAAAGAAGTGGCAACAATATTGGTTAGAAAATAAAACGTTTAAAACAGAAGATAACTTAGGACAAAAGAAGTTTTACGCCTTAGATATGTTCCCGTATCCTTCTGGTGCTGGACTGCACGTAGGTCATCCTGAAGGTTATACAGCAACGGATATTATTTCTCGTTATAAGCGTATGCAAGGTTACAATGTTTTACACCCAATGGGCTGGGATGCATTCGGTTTACCAGCAGAACAATATGCCCTAGATACTGGGAATGATCCGGCTGAATTTACAAAAGCCAATATTCAAACATTCAAACGTCAAATTCAAGAACTTGGATTTAGCTACGACTGGGATAGAGAAGTGAGTACAACAGATCCTGAATATTACAAGTGGACGCAATGGATTTTTATTCAACTTTATAAAAAAGGTTTAGCATATATTGATGAAATTCCAGTAAACTGGTGTGAAGCTCTTGGAACGGTTTTATCAAACGAAGAAGTGATTGATGGCGTATCTGAACGTGGTGGACATCCAGTTGTTCGTCGTCCAATGAAGCAATGGGTATTAAAAATCACAGAGTATGCAGACCGCTTATTGGAAGACTTGGAAGAATTAGATTGGCCAGAATCAATCAAAGATATGCAACGTAACTGGATTGGTCGTTCTGAAGGTGCTCGTGTTCGCTTTGATATTGCATCAACAAATGAAAATGTAGAAGTATTTACAACACGTCCTGATACATTATACGGTGCGACATTTATCGTATTAAGTCCAGAGCATCATCTTGTTGATGAGATTACAACTGAAGAACAAATTGAAAAAGTGCGTGCCTACCAACAAGAAGCAGCTAAAAAATCTGACTTAGAGCGTACTGACTTAGCAAAAGAAAAAACAGGTGTATTCACAGGTGCTTATGCAGTACATCCATTATCTGGTGCACAAATTCCTGTATGGATTGCTGATTACGTGCTTGCATCATACGGTACAGGTGCTGTGATGGCAGTACCGGGTCATGATGAACGTGACTATGAATTCGCTGAAACATTTAACTTAGACGTTGTAAATGTTATTGAACACGAAGAAGATACGCCTGTTTATACAGGAGACGGTCGTCATGTGAATTCAGGTGACTTAGATGGATTGAATAATGCTGAAGCAATCGAAAAAGCCATTGCAATTTTAGAAGAAAAAGGTGCTGGCGAGCGTAAGGTTAACTATAAACTACGTGATTGGTTATTCAGTCGTCAACGTTATTGGGGTGAACCAATTCCAGTTATTCACTGGGAAGATGGTTCTATGACAACTGTTCCTGAATCTGAATTACCATTATTGTTACCAAAAATGGATCAAATCAAGCCATCAGGTACGGGTGAATCACCACTTGCGAACAGTGAAGAATTTGTAAATGTTGTCGATGAAAAGACTGGTATGAAGGGACGCCGTGAAACAAATACGATGCCACAATGGGCAGGTAGCTGCTGGTATTACTTGCGCTATATTGATCCGAAAAACGATCAAATGCTTGCAGATCCTGAAAAATTAAAACATTGGTTGCCTGTTGATCTCTATATCGGTGGTGTTGAACACGCCGTACTTCACTTGTTATACGCACGTTTCTGGCACAAAGTATTATATGATTTAGGTGTTGTACCGACAAAAGAACCTTTCCAAAAATTATTCAACCAAGGTATGATTCTTGGTGAAGGTAATGAAAAAATGAGTAAATCTAAAGGTAATGTTGTAAACCCTGATGAAATCGTTGCATCACATGGTGCAGATACATTGCGCCTATATGAAATGTTCATGGGACCACTCGATGCTTCAATTGCATGGAGTGAAACAGGATTAGATGGAGCACGTCGATTCTTAGATCGTATTTGGCGCTTATTCGTTACAGAAGATCATAAGCTATCTGACAAAGTAGTGGATGAAGCAACGCCAAAATTAGAACAAGTGTATCATCAAACAGTTAAGAAGGTCACAGAAGACTTTGAGACATTGAACTTCAATACAGCAATTAGCCAATTGATGGTATTTATTAATGAAGGATACAAAGCAGATGCGATTAACCGTGTATATGTTGAAGGCTTTGTGAAAATGATTGCACCAATTGCGCCACATATCGGTGAAGAATTGTGGTCTATTTTAGGACATGAAAGTACAATTACGTACCAACCATGGCCTACATTTGATGAAGCATTGTTACAAGCAGATAATGTTGAAATTGTTGTACAAATCAATGGTAAAGTACGAGCGAAACTTGAGATTTCAAAAGATACGTCTAGAGAAGAAATGGAACGTATCGCATTGGCAGATGAAAATATTCAAGCAAACTTAGAAGGCAAAGAGATTAAGAAAGTCATTGCTGTACCACAAAAATTAGTCAATATTGTTGCGAAATAA
- a CDS encoding MDR family MFS transporter, with the protein MRMPSAIWWLVIGMAINITGASFLWPLNTIYMAQELDKSLSTAGLVLMINSIGMIGGNLLGGSMFDRLGGYRTIMIGTIFSLVATVLLNFFHGWPWYAIWLIMLGFGGGMIIPAIYAMAGAVWPQGGRKTFNAIYLAQNIGVALGAALGGIVANFSFDYIFLANLLMYVAFFTIAVFKFNVTYEAKVKQSQLLDDVTSIQDKKKFSALILLCVMFAFCWIAYVQWQTTIASFTQQIGISMPQYSLLWTINGVMILLGQPLIAPMIQLLKGQMKKQLYVGLCILIVSFFITSFAMSFSIFVIGMVVMTFAEMFIWPAVPTIADQLAPIGRNGVYQGIVNAASTVGKALGPLLGGLIVDYFDMQTMFLSMIGLLLIAGIFLSVFDRGIRDRNAKELS; encoded by the coding sequence ATGCGGATGCCAAGTGCAATTTGGTGGCTAGTAATCGGTATGGCAATCAATATTACAGGGGCCAGTTTTTTATGGCCATTAAATACGATATATATGGCACAGGAGTTGGATAAGTCACTCAGTACAGCAGGACTTGTGCTGATGATCAATTCAATCGGAATGATTGGTGGTAATCTTCTTGGAGGATCTATGTTTGACCGACTAGGTGGTTATCGCACAATCATGATTGGAACAATCTTTAGTTTAGTGGCCACGGTGTTGTTGAACTTTTTTCATGGTTGGCCATGGTATGCGATTTGGTTGATTATGTTAGGATTTGGTGGAGGTATGATTATTCCTGCGATATATGCGATGGCAGGCGCGGTATGGCCACAAGGTGGTCGCAAAACATTCAATGCAATCTATTTAGCACAAAACATCGGAGTCGCACTTGGTGCAGCGCTGGGTGGTATTGTAGCAAACTTTAGTTTTGATTACATATTTCTCGCTAACTTATTAATGTATGTCGCCTTTTTTACTATTGCAGTATTTAAATTTAACGTGACATATGAAGCGAAAGTTAAGCAATCACAATTGTTAGATGATGTTACATCGATACAAGATAAAAAGAAATTCAGTGCATTAATTTTGTTATGTGTTATGTTTGCGTTCTGTTGGATTGCTTACGTTCAATGGCAAACGACTATTGCATCTTTCACACAACAAATCGGCATTTCCATGCCACAGTACAGTTTGTTATGGACGATTAATGGGGTGATGATATTATTAGGCCAACCATTGATTGCACCGATGATTCAATTGTTAAAAGGACAGATGAAAAAACAACTTTATGTTGGATTGTGCATTTTGATTGTGTCATTTTTTATCACTAGTTTTGCGATGTCATTTTCAATTTTTGTCATTGGTATGGTCGTAATGACCTTTGCAGAGATGTTCATTTGGCCAGCTGTTCCAACGATTGCAGATCAGTTGGCACCTATTGGAAGAAACGGTGTATATCAAGGAATTGTTAATGCCGCTTCAACAGTAGGTAAAGCACTTGGGCCATTACTTGGTGGCTTAATCGTCGACTATTTTGATATGCAGACGATGTTTCTATCAATGATTGGATTATTATTGATTGCAGGTATCTTTTTATCAGTTTTTGATCGTGGTATTCGGGATCGCAATGCTAAAGAGCTTTCCTAA
- a CDS encoding TIGR01212 family radical SAM protein (This family includes YhcC from E. coli K-12, an uncharacterized radical SAM protein.), producing MGTVFPYAFENKRYHTLNYHLKNQFGQKIFKVALDGGFDCPNRDGTVAHGGCTFCSAAGSGDFAGNRADTIPVQFQEIKSRMHEKWHEGKYIAYFQAFTNTHAPVEVLREKFEAALQEEGVVGLSIGTRPDCLPDDVVEYLAELNERTYLWVELGLQTVHQTTSDLINRAHDMDVYYEGVAKLRKHGIRVCSHIINGLPGEDYDMMMETAKAVADMDVQGIKIHLLHLLKGTPMVKQYDKGLLQFMTKEEYINLVCDQLEILPPKMIVHRITGDGPIDLMVGPMWSVNKWEVLNDIDAELERRGTVQGARYATEVLK from the coding sequence ATGGGAACAGTATTTCCTTATGCTTTTGAAAACAAACGTTATCATACATTAAACTACCATCTAAAAAATCAATTTGGACAAAAAATCTTTAAAGTGGCACTTGATGGCGGATTTGATTGCCCGAACCGTGATGGAACAGTGGCACACGGTGGATGTACATTTTGCTCAGCTGCGGGAAGTGGTGATTTTGCAGGCAACCGTGCAGATACAATTCCTGTGCAATTCCAAGAAATCAAATCTCGTATGCACGAAAAGTGGCATGAAGGGAAATATATCGCTTATTTTCAAGCATTTACAAATACACATGCACCCGTAGAAGTATTGCGTGAAAAATTTGAAGCGGCTTTACAGGAAGAAGGTGTTGTTGGACTTTCAATTGGTACACGTCCCGATTGTTTACCAGATGATGTCGTTGAATACCTTGCAGAACTGAATGAACGTACCTATTTATGGGTAGAGCTAGGCCTTCAAACTGTACATCAAACAACATCAGATCTTATCAATCGTGCACATGATATGGACGTCTATTATGAAGGTGTTGCAAAATTACGTAAGCATGGCATACGTGTGTGCAGTCATATCATTAACGGTTTACCAGGTGAAGATTACGATATGATGATGGAGACGGCAAAAGCAGTCGCAGATATGGACGTGCAAGGTATTAAAATTCACTTGCTACACTTACTTAAAGGGACGCCGATGGTGAAGCAATATGATAAAGGTTTACTGCAATTTATGACTAAGGAAGAATATATCAACTTAGTATGTGATCAACTAGAAATATTGCCCCCTAAAATGATTGTACATCGCATTACTGGTGATGGCCCTATCGACTTGATGGTTGGACCGATGTGGAGTGTAAACAAATGGGAAGTACTCAATGATATCGATGCAGAACTTGAACGTCGTGGCACAGTACAAGGTGCTCGATATGCAACAGAGGTATTAAAATGA
- a CDS encoding tRNA (mnm(5)s(2)U34)-methyltransferase produces the protein MIVQRILPFAKDLISSHIHPTSTVIDATCGNGHDTVFLAQSVPDGHVYGCDIQSSAIASTKDKILRFENVSLFQTGHENIINQITPEHLAQLDAAIFNLGYLPKGDKSIVTQPETTILAIENIFKHLREEGIIVIVIYPGHPEGKYESEQLYQFFKNFDQQQAHILQYGFLNQQNNPPYVVAIEKR, from the coding sequence ATGATTGTACAACGCATCTTACCATTTGCAAAAGACTTAATATCATCACATATTCACCCAACTAGTACTGTCATTGATGCGACATGTGGTAACGGGCATGATACAGTTTTTCTTGCGCAATCTGTACCCGATGGTCATGTGTATGGCTGTGATATACAATCATCTGCCATTGCTTCGACAAAAGATAAAATATTGAGATTTGAAAATGTATCACTGTTCCAAACAGGTCATGAAAACATTATCAATCAGATAACACCTGAACACCTAGCACAACTTGATGCCGCTATTTTTAACTTAGGTTATTTGCCTAAAGGTGACAAATCGATAGTAACACAGCCCGAAACAACGATATTAGCGATTGAAAACATTTTTAAACATTTACGAGAAGAAGGCATTATTGTCATCGTGATATATCCAGGTCATCCAGAAGGAAAATATGAAAGCGAACAACTCTATCAGTTTTTTAAAAACTTTGATCAACAGCAAGCTCATATTTTACAATACGGATTTTTGAACCAACAAAACAACCCTCCCTATGTTGTAGCTATCGAAAAAAGATAA
- a CDS encoding ISL3 family transposase: MCNDILKLLKIKDENIQVLKVEEDVEVRGRLSTVVYGTLSYTPKACMKCGCVNDGQIHKHGKRVSRLTLLKSQESNVYLNLAKERFKCLHCLKTFTAQTNIVDSNCFITNRVKLAIQDKLTRVQCEIDIAHDCSVSPSTVKRCIHQLSQSLIVKPSSGLPKHISIDEFKSVKNVTTAMSFLFIDNETNQIIDILEDRRIHKLKEYFYRFDRRERLAVKTVTADMYEPYINFIHEVFPNAILIFDRFHIVQHLNRELNKQRISVMNAYRYRSSTDYTKMKKHWKLFLSDRQDINSYEYFWSKSFKTYTTSRDVLTYLLSLDQQLYDTYMLVHQLREALKQCDWLRFKETLMGVEKKHVSRGVWRIIRFYKKYEYVLYSTIKYPKFNNGAIEGINNKIKLIKRVSYGYRNFNNFKARILIIFKLYQRSKKQELLSCVA, from the coding sequence ATGTGTAATGATATATTAAAACTACTAAAAATAAAAGATGAAAATATTCAAGTTCTTAAGGTGGAAGAAGATGTAGAAGTGCGTGGTCGGCTTTCTACGGTTGTTTATGGAACACTTTCTTATACACCCAAAGCTTGTATGAAGTGTGGTTGTGTCAATGATGGGCAAATCCATAAGCATGGTAAACGCGTTTCGCGTTTAACACTATTAAAATCTCAAGAATCCAATGTTTATCTTAATTTAGCGAAAGAACGCTTTAAGTGTCTACATTGTTTAAAGACTTTTACGGCTCAAACAAACATTGTTGATAGTAACTGCTTTATTACCAACCGTGTGAAATTAGCGATTCAGGATAAACTCACACGTGTACAGTGTGAGATAGATATCGCTCATGATTGTAGTGTTTCACCGAGTACAGTTAAAAGATGTATTCATCAACTCTCACAATCATTAATAGTCAAACCTTCATCTGGATTGCCAAAACATATCTCCATAGATGAGTTTAAAAGCGTTAAGAACGTGACAACAGCGATGAGTTTTTTGTTTATAGATAATGAAACGAATCAGATTATTGATATCTTAGAAGATAGACGTATTCATAAACTCAAAGAGTACTTCTATCGCTTTGATCGACGTGAACGATTAGCTGTTAAAACTGTAACTGCTGATATGTATGAACCATACATCAACTTCATTCATGAAGTATTTCCAAATGCGATTTTGATCTTTGATCGCTTTCACATTGTTCAGCACCTTAATCGTGAATTAAATAAGCAACGTATTTCTGTAATGAATGCTTATCGCTATCGATCATCAACAGATTACACGAAAATGAAAAAGCACTGGAAACTCTTTCTTTCTGACAGGCAGGATATTAATAGTTATGAATACTTTTGGTCGAAGTCTTTCAAAACGTACACAACATCAAGAGATGTTTTAACATATCTACTAAGTCTTGATCAGCAGCTCTATGACACTTATATGTTAGTTCATCAACTTCGTGAAGCATTGAAACAATGTGACTGGTTACGTTTCAAAGAAACTTTAATGGGTGTCGAAAAGAAGCATGTATCACGTGGTGTTTGGCGTATCATTCGATTCTATAAGAAATACGAGTATGTCCTTTACTCAACAATCAAGTACCCGAAGTTTAACAATGGAGCGATTGAAGGTATCAATAATAAAATTAAGCTTATTAAACGTGTATCATATGGCTATCGCAACTTTAATAACTTTAAAGCGAGAATACTCATCATTTTTAAGCTGTATCAACGTTCTAAAAAGCAAGAGCTATTAAGCTGTGTTGCATAA